The Penicillium psychrofluorescens genome assembly, chromosome: 2 nucleotide sequence GCTTTGAGCCTGATCCCATGGCTGGTGGCGAGATGAAGCTTTCTATGAAACGGTATCTGGAGGATTTCCCATTCCCCTACTATCTTGTTGTTCGGGATGTGCGTGAGTTGCCGGCCGTGCTTGCCACCGCGCTGAAGCAATGGTTTGCTGAGGTCGTTGATGTGTCGTCGTGATGTATGTAGTATTTTTTCCCCTTGGTTTACATTTTATGGCGTTTGGGATGGCTTTTTTGTATATAAATGATAGATTTTATTAGAGCATGTCTTGTACATGGACCTGAATCGTCCCTAATTTTCCTACAGTGTAGACTTGGCACGTAAAATGCATCGAAAATGCAGTAGATGGCTGCTGGTATCTCATGAAAATATCCACCTTCACTACCACCCATACTTCGAGcccgcctccttcttgttcCGCCTCCCTGTCGCAAAACTTTCCTCCAGCGCTTCACGCTGCGAACTCGCCGCATtgaccagctgctggagtGTATGTTTGCCTGGTGCAATTGCCCGCACGGGATTGTGCTGCTGCGCAGCCAGCTCGCTCTGCGCCATCGCCTGGTTCGACGCGTACTCCTGGTCCGTGTTGAAGGTGAGGACCCGCGACTCTGCAGGAATGGCATTCCGGCCGAACAGCTGTCGGCGCTCAGATTTGGACAGATTGAGATCGTTGGCGATTGTGTTGAGAGATGCCGGATTGAAGGATGCAGCACCATCAAGATCATCTGATGCGGCGGGAGGTATAGAttctggtgctggtgctggtccGGCGGATGGGGCTGCCTTTTCGGTACTGTAGACCAGTGGCTCATAGGCTGTAGCCGGTGCGGGGGCCGCATCTGATCGATCTTCCGAAGATAGAGAGAAGAGGCTGACTTTCGGTTTTggcggtgctggggctggggcTGAATCCGGGCCAAGTGGAATTTCTGTCTGGGATGTGCTGGACACTGAAGATTGGGCTGTAGTTGGTGTGGCTGGTGTAGGTTGTGGTGTAGTAGTTTGGGgggcctttttcttcttcggattCGGCCTTCCCACAGACAATGGCCGAAACATCATCGGATTACCTTGGAGCTTGACCTGGCCCGAAtccagtttcttctcctctggGGCATCGGTGGATTTCGCGGCAGCGTCGCCAGGCATGATCGACTGCCCATTCGCCTTTCCATCATCAAATGGCTGTCCGATCCCCATCTCCACATCCGCCTCTCGATCAAATCCCGGTGCCGCGCCAGTCTTCAAGCTGAACACCTTCCGGTTCGATGGCGCCGCcgctttcttctccgcggccCGTTTGGGAGCCGGCAGCAGCGCATTGAAACCGGAAAGGGCCCCGCCCCCGCCTAGCCGTGCCTTTTTGCGCGCGGGCCCATCGTCGTCCTGGTCTTGGGAGGGTTCGGGCTTGAGCTCGGGGAGCGCGACGCGGATCTTGCGCGGGTTGCTGCGGTCAACCTGAAACCCGGTGGTCGACTCTGTCTGTTTTGTTTTTACGGAGGGCGCCGCAGGGGTGGTCTCTGGTTCGGCATCTGAGCCCTCGGAGTCGGAGTAGGCTACCAGCGCCATgatgggagggagggtggtAGGTGAGGTGTGACTGTTCCATGCGTCGATGGAGATTTGTCGATTGGTCGATTGGTCGATTGGTCGATGCCTGATGTTGGCCTGGGAAGTAATGCCTGCTGATTGAGGCATCCACTACTCTTCTGCTTACATAATTCGGGGATGGGGGCAGTGAGCTTCGCATGAAACGAGATGGTTCTCTCCCTCCCTGAAGGATCTAGCGACGGGGTGTCTGTAGAGCAttctcccactcctccagcatctATCTCCATGCCCGAGCCGTGCACGGACCAAAGCCACCCTCACCACGTCATAACGTCATCGGCGTCATCCGGTCTGTCCGGCGGCATGTTCATTGAGTTCAGTAGGAGAGGATGGGGGGATGGAGGACGACTGCAGAATCCATGACCCTCCAAGGACCATGGGATGAAAGAGGAGCACcatagttagttagtaggGAATTGACATCCCCCATCACAAACACAAGAGATCCCAACCTCCAGCTCGATCAATGCGTCATTCGCCCCTCCccactccttctccttctctctctctcgctctcgctcttcctcccgCTTCCCGTCTGTCCCGTTCCGTTCCTCAGTCCTactctctcttccaccctccacctccccatGCCGAACCTAGGAGGTCTGCTGAAAAAACGGCGAAAGGATTCGTCGATCTCGAAGGATTCCGACCACCCCCACCCCTCGAATAATAaccctccc carries:
- a CDS encoding uncharacterized protein (ID:PFLUO_004048-T1.cds;~source:funannotate); the encoded protein is MALVAYSDSEGSDAEPETTPAAPSVKTKQTESTTGFQVDRSNPRKIRVALPELKPEPSQDQDDDGPARKKARLGGGGALSGFNALLPAPKRAAEKKAAAPSNRKVFSLKTGAAPGFDREADVEMGIGQPFDDGKANGQSIMPGDAAAKSTDAPEEKKLDSGQVKLQGNPMMFRPLSVGRPNPKKKKAPQTTTPQPTPATPTTAQSSVSSTSQTEIPLGPDSAPAPAPPKPKVSLFSLSSEDRSDAAPAPATAYEPLVYSTEKAAPSAGPAPAPESIPPAASDDLDGAASFNPASLNTIANDLNLSKSERRQLFGRNAIPAESRVLTFNTDQEYASNQAMAQSELAAQQHNPVRAIAPGKHTLQQLVNAASSQREALEESFATGRRNKKEAGSKYGW